The DNA segment GCCTCGGCCACCGCACGGCCCCGGGCACGACCACCCTGGGCCCGGCCCCGGCCCAGCCACCGCTGTAGGGGCGGGCGGTCAGACCTGCGCCCGCCCCTGCCGGCGTACGTCCGCCAGGCGGAGCGCGCCGATCTGGACCGCGGCCTGGGTCGCGTCGTTCGGCACGTCGCCCAGCCCGCCGTTGGTGAGGGCGAAGGCGTCCTCACCGACGCGGACGGCGGCCACGTCCAGCGTGAGGAAGGCCTCGTCCTCTCCTTCGGTGGAGACGGCCGCGAGGGTGACGCGCAGACCCTGGCGGACGTCCCCGACCTCCGGCAGCGGGGCGTCGGTGACCTGGACGTCCTCGGTCAGTCCGAGTTCCGTCGTGGCCGTGAACCTCGCGCACTTGGCCGGCATCGTCCGCAGCCAGTCGAGCGTGGTGTCCACGTCGGCCGGTCGGCGCGCGCCGATCTGGTAGCGGAGCTGGGCGTCGGTGTCGGCGTCGTCGAGGCCGACGGCGACACGGGAGGGACCGCCGAGGAGTTCGTCGGTGTAGAGGGCGTCGAGGAGCGGCTGGCAGTCCCCGGCCTCGGTGGTCGCCTTCAGCAGCCCGTCCCGCCAGGTGGCCGCCCCGCGCGTCGCCGCCCAGGGGGCGCCGAGGTCGGTCTCGGTGAGGAGCGCGGCCTGGGCCTGCGCGTCGGTGAGCGTGGAGCCGTCGCCCCGCGTCGGCTCCTTCGGCTTCGGCTTCGGCCTGTCGATCGTGGGCAGGGGCTGCGGCGCGGTCGCCGGGGTCTCGAGACCGAGGGTCGCGCAGCCCGTGAGGGTGAGGAGGCCGACGGCGAGGGCGACGGCGCCCCGGGGGCCACGGGTGCGTATGACAGCGGTCATCGGAGGCCTCCTGGGCGGGCCGTCGGGTGGGGTGCCTGCTCCCACGGCATCACCGCCCGCACCCGCTCACCAGCGCTCCGGGCCGTCCGGGTGAGGGACCCCGGGGAAACCGCCGTACGGCGCGACCGGCCCGGCCGTCGTACGCCTCCGGGGAGGCCGGTCGTACGCCTCCGGGACGGCCGGTCGTACGCCTCCGTTCCGGCCGTCGTACGTCTCCGGGACGGCCGGTCGGCGGCGATACCGGGACGGTGCCGCGCATCTGGTCCAGGGCCGGCGGCGAGGAAGGAGCGGAGCGGCTCATTCGGGCAAACGTTCGAAGTGGCTCCGGGAAGGTTCCCTTTCGGGGTGATGTGGACAGATTCTGTAGCGTCGATCCTCCGGCGTCCCGTCCCCTCCGGCGTCCCGTCCGAACGGAGCCCGTATGGCAGACCTCTCGTCCAGGAACCCCGACTGGTGGCGGCAGGCCGTCATCTACCAGGTCTATCCGCGCAGCTTCGCCGACGCCGACGGGGACGGCCTCGGCGACCTCCGGGGCGTCACCGAGCGCCTGAACCACCTGGCCACGCTCGGCGTCGACGCCCTGTGGCTGAGCCCCTTCTACCCCTCGGAACTCGCGGACGGCGGCTACGACGTCGCCGACCACCGGGACGTCGACCCGCGGCTGGGCACCCTGGACGACTTCGACGCCATGGTGGCCGAGGCCCACCGGCTGGGCCTGAAGATCGTCGTCGACATCGTCCCCAACCACACCTCGCACCTGCATCCCTGGTTCCAGGAGGCTCTGCGGGACGGCCCCGGATCAGCCGCCCGCGACCGCTACGTGTTCCGCCTGGGGCGCGGAGCGCACGGCGAACTCCCGCCCACGGACTGGCATTCGGTGTTCGGCGGCAGCGCCTGGCAGCGGGTCCCGGACGGCGAGTGGTACCTGCATCTGTTCGCCCGCGAACAGCCCGACCTCAACTGGGACGCCGAGGAGGTCCGCGCGGACTTCCGCACCACCCTGCGCTTCTGGTCCGACCGGGGCGTCGACGGCTTCCGCGTCGACGTCGCCCACGGACTGTCCAAGGACCTCGCCGAGCCGCTCCGGGACGTGGCAGCCCTCGGCGCCACCGGCGAGGACGCCCTGCTGCTCGTGCCGCCCGGCAGCCACCCCTACTGGGACCGCGACGCGGTCCACGAGATCTACCGCGACTGGCGCACGATCTTCGACGCCTATGACCCGCCCCGCACCGCCGTCGCCGAGGCCTGGGTCCCGGACACCCGCCGGGCCCTGTACGCCCGCCCCGACGAACTCGGCCAGGCCTTCAACTTCGAATACCTGGCGGCCCGCTGGGACGCGGAGGAGCTGCGGCGGGTCATCACCGGCTCCCTCGCCACCGCGCACGCCGCGGGCGCCTCGGCCACCTGGGTCCTCTCCAACCACGACGTCGTGCGCCACGCCTCCCGGCTGGTGATCCCGCCCGGCACCGACTCCGACGCGTGGCTGCTGTCCGGCGGCACCGCGCCGGCGGTCGACCGGGAGAGGGGCCTGCGCCGGGCCAGGGCCGCGACGCTGCTGATGCTGGCGCTGCCCGGGTCCGCGTACCTCTACCAGGGCGAGGAACTGGGCCTGCCCGAGGTCGCCGACCTGCCCGCCGAGGTGCTCCAGGACCCGGTGTGGACGCAGACCGGTCACACCCGCAAGGGCAGGGACGGCTGCCGGGTTCCCCTGCCGTGGACGCCGACGGGACCGTCGTACGGCTTCGGGCCGGGCGGGGCCTGGCTGCCGCAGCCGGAGTCGTTCGCGGCGTACGCCGTCGCGGCGCAGGCCGGTGTCGAGGGCTCGACCCTGGAGCTGTACCGCACCGCGCTGCGGCTGCGCCGCAAGCTGCTCGACGGCGAGGCGCTGACCTGGACGACCGGAGCCCCGGCCGGCGTCCTGGACTTCGGCCGCGGGCCGGGCTGGCGGTGCGTCGCCAACACCGGCGACACGAGTGTGCCGCTCCCGCCGGGTGAGATCCTCGCGTCCAGCGCCCCGCTGAACCCGGCGGGCATCCTCCCGCCGGACACCACCGTCTGGCTCGCCTAGGCCGTGTCCGGAGAGCGTGCCGGCCCGCCGTGCCCGGGAAGCGTGCCGGCTCGCCGTGTCAGGGAGCGGGCTAGCCGACGGTCGGGGGAGCCCCGGCGGCGGGGGCGCCGCTTCCCGCTCCGCCGCCGGTCAGGCCGCTCAGGTCCAGCGGGGTGGACGTGGCGTTCGCCGGAGGCGTGAGCACCACCTCCGGTTGGCCCGGCACCGGGGGCGGCGGGGTCAGGTCCGTGGTGGGCAGCTTCGGCGGGGTGGTCTGCTGGAAGATGGTCTGGTCGAAGTCGACCAGACCGGTCTTCTCCATCACCGTCATGTGGTCGAGCACGGTGTCGTTGGCCTGGTCGGCGAGGGCCCGCACCAGGGAGTTCTTGCTGGTGGAGCGGATCTTCGCGATCGTGTTGAAGATCGAGCCGTGGGTCATGCGCAGGATGTTGGCGAAGTCCGAGTCGAACTTCTTTCCGCTGTCCGACTTCAGGGTGGCCACGAAGCCCTGCTGCTGCGGGCTCGCCAGGTTCGGCAGCGTGATGTTCAGCATCGGCGCGATCTTGCGGCAGGAGGCGTCCAGCGCGGCGTGCCCGTCGATCAGGTGCTTGCTCGCGGTGAGGACACCCTTCGTGGTGCCCTTCTGCAGGCCTATCTGGCCCACCGGGTACTCCCACAGAC comes from the Streptomyces sp. NBC_00820 genome and includes:
- a CDS encoding glycoside hydrolase family 13 protein produces the protein MADLSSRNPDWWRQAVIYQVYPRSFADADGDGLGDLRGVTERLNHLATLGVDALWLSPFYPSELADGGYDVADHRDVDPRLGTLDDFDAMVAEAHRLGLKIVVDIVPNHTSHLHPWFQEALRDGPGSAARDRYVFRLGRGAHGELPPTDWHSVFGGSAWQRVPDGEWYLHLFAREQPDLNWDAEEVRADFRTTLRFWSDRGVDGFRVDVAHGLSKDLAEPLRDVAALGATGEDALLLVPPGSHPYWDRDAVHEIYRDWRTIFDAYDPPRTAVAEAWVPDTRRALYARPDELGQAFNFEYLAARWDAEELRRVITGSLATAHAAGASATWVLSNHDVVRHASRLVIPPGTDSDAWLLSGGTAPAVDRERGLRRARAATLLMLALPGSAYLYQGEELGLPEVADLPAEVLQDPVWTQTGHTRKGRDGCRVPLPWTPTGPSYGFGPGGAWLPQPESFAAYAVAAQAGVEGSTLELYRTALRLRRKLLDGEALTWTTGAPAGVLDFGRGPGWRCVANTGDTSVPLPPGEILASSAPLNPAGILPPDTTVWLA
- a CDS encoding DUF4142 domain-containing protein codes for the protein MGGAMALTLAALAYPGMLGLDTVSASQTRLVANTQWGPLTEQDRDFVVKVRAAGLWEYPVGQIGLQKGTTKGVLTASKHLIDGHAALDASCRKIAPMLNITLPNLASPQQQGFVATLKSDSGKKFDSDFANILRMTHGSIFNTIAKIRSTSKNSLVRALADQANDTVLDHMTVMEKTGLVDFDQTIFQQTTPPKLPTTDLTPPPPVPGQPEVVLTPPANATSTPLDLSGLTGGGAGSGAPAAGAPPTVG